The Zerene cesonia ecotype Mississippi chromosome 2, Zerene_cesonia_1.1, whole genome shotgun sequence region NNNNNNNNNNNNNNNNNNNNNNNNNNNNNNNNNNNNNNNNNNNNNNNNNNNNNNNNNNNNNNNNNNNNNNNNNNNNNNNNNNNNNNNNNNNNNNNNNNNNNNNNNNNNNNNNNNNNNNNNNNNNNNNNNNNNNNNNNNNNNNNNNNNNNNNNNNNNNNNNNNNNNNNNNNNNNNNNNNNNNNNNNNNNNNNNNNNNNNNNNNNNNNNNNNNNNNNNNNNNNNNNNNNNNNNNNNNNNNNNNNNNNNNNNNNNNNNNNNNNNNNNNNNNNNNNNNNNNNNNNNNNNNNNNNNNNNNNNNNNNNNNNNNNNNNNNNNNNNNNNNNNNNNNNNNNNNNNNNNNNNNNNNNNNNNNNNNNNNNNNNNNNNNNNNNNNNNNNNNNNNNNNNNNNNNNNNNNNNNNNNNNNNNNNNNNNNNNNNNNNNNNNNNNNNNNNNNNNNNNNNNNNNNNNNNNNNNNNNNNNNNNNNNNNNNNNNNNNNNNNNNNNNNNNNNNNNNNNNNNNNNNNNNNNNNNNNNNNNNNNNNNNNNNNNNNNNNNNNNNNNNNNNNNNNNNNNNNNNNNNNNNNNNNNNNNNNNNNNNNNNNNNNNNNNNNNNNNNNNNNNNNNNNNNNNNNNNNNNNNNNNNNNNNNNNNNNcaaattttttctattctttcaaaatttctcatttataaagcatttcaatgctataaaactaaaaattaaaagtaaaattactgttattttttgtttttaattcattatactTAACGATCCCAGAAAAAAGCATCTACAAAACCACTACAGTGGTATAACTGAACCACGAGAAGACATCATAGACCATTTGTTGGACtacgttataatataaattatgaaaaaaaaataaaactactgcataataaaaatttataaatattttatttacaaaattcagcttctaaatatgtttatgtCACAAGGCACGTCGTTGAACAATTGTAACGTTTTATTACACCACAATTTTGTCAGGTCACTTGTCAAGAGATGTAAATGTTAAACATttcttgtaattaaattaaaattgtatagcATTTTGATATGCAATCCCAATTTAATAGTTCTCGTAGGAGGGGTTATACCAGTTTATTACCATTTGTATAGTTATACCAGCATACCCCCTTCTTCCTTCTACTGTTCGTTTACACTCAAAATACATTGTCTAGTCGACATTTGGAATACAATTTGTTTCCTCTAAAATAACGTAACCGAAACATTAGTGTAAAAAAGTGGTGTGCATATCAAAATGCTATATCGCATTCAtacttcaatttttaattcaataaggCACAACAGGTCtacgaaaattataatttatacggTATTTTTCAATGCTAAGCCAAATCATTATTAgcaacatacaataaatttgttattataaggacatttataatttaaacaatttataaatacaattttatacatagtttTTGGAATAAGCTCTGTTCAAAAATGAATTTCATTAACattcttgtaaaaatatatgaaaagttCTGAGACAATTTCATAGTCCCATGTTGGAGAGGGTTTGTTCGAACgactttttacttatatttacgacgatttataatttttattaacaacaacATTGGATGCTTAGAGAtcaaatagatataattaaaatatcctgAAGTCATACTTTGTACTCCATAAAGACTTTCGtctattgtataaaaagaaaagatataCACCTAACAAATTATTCAGCACTTTTAAAcagatgtttatatataatcagATTATATTGTGTAACTTAAATCGATATACTTACTAAGTGCCTGTACAACTAAATAGTAAAAGCTCGAAACTACATTGAAATTTCACCATATCTACATGCGTGAAACGTCATCATATGTCCTTTTATTGTAAGATTGaaattcacaatttttatgtcgcagatgtttttatttttattaattaattatttatcgagTACAAAATATGAAGGCGAAATGAAATCTTCTCTTTAAATACAGGTATAGCAATCTTACGTCAgtcgtttatttatatctatataaataattatcaaagtaTGATAGGAACAGCTTTTCGTacgtacttttttatattgaaaaaataatactaccTATTCAAAATTAGGAAAAAActattattctattatctaatatatatttcataaccactttcatataaaaatataaacgaaacgtataaaaaataaccaatatGGTATCACATTAATACATATGGCAATCTTAAcgattgtataattattaaaaactatctaaataaaaaaaagaattatgcGCTTTTCTCTAtacatatagaaaatataaaagattaattgaattatattttcaaaaaatcgGTGAGGgtgacaaaacaataaaagatatattaacaaatatcatGTCTGATCGGAAAATCAAGGCCAAGAAGCTGCACAGATAATGTTAAAGTTCGAGACaaaagtatataagtataaaagatgtaagtttatataaaagagaTATTATTATGACCTTATATTAGAAGACATACCGCCGCCTATGAGTAGAAACATCGGATTTTAGAAAGAGAGAGAAGATcactgtttttttcttttatttttcacaccgATACTACATTAGAAATGAGCACCTCATTCTTCTGTCActctctctctttctctttCTTGGCAATTCTTCTGTGTTTCACACGACACCTAGGGTTACTGTCGTCTTAAAGCAGGAGCAATTCTAATGTGGGAGAAAGACAAATAGATCGTTTAGTCCGTCACTTTCCCCACTAGAAATACTGCTTGTCATGGTCATGGTATTCCACTAGACATAAAGCggtacagataaaaaaaatataagaaagataTGCCACAGAACATACAGACAGattcttattaatatacttcTAATGTATGTGCATGAAAATAATTGCGGCTCGcgaagtaatttatttttagaacgCCAAAAGGAACACTTcggtttaaaaaatgtaattatttttttcatttataaaaaatcaatcttTATTATGATCATAGTCTTTACTTACTATATCATAAGGATTCAGTGTGAGATTTTGATACttgttttttaacttatataaaaattcaaattaattctaatttcacacatatttaaaagtcTATGATCAAAAAGGaaagaacacattaaaaaaaaatacatatctatCTAATTATTGTCATCGGGcttaacttaataaatttgagACAATTGTGGCCGGTTCCATTACTCGGATAGGTACTATTCAACTATTCTGTCAGTTAGAATGGCAAATGCTGAAAATAAACGTGATGTAGCATTAAATAGGCTATTCGGGACACTATTGGCAAGCGATGAAACCGGGCCTAGTTATTTCACTATTATATAGTAGGCATATAGTTACAGTCACTTATGGCTAAAGTTAGAGATGATTGAAGCGGAATTGAGACTCCTTTCATTGTACTGCATTTCTGAAACGTGAATTTTATAGTTACCAAGAGTTATGGTTGGTGGAAAAAGAACTTAAAACTCGCTTATACTAGCTCCAGGTGTGtgtttcatcatcatcttcagcccatatatgttcccactgctgggacacaagccTCCTGTGAGGGAGGGTGTGTGTTTGAATGTAattgattcatttaaattgtgattttatCTGATTTTAAACAGACAGATTCAATTCAGACTTTGTGCACTTCTCAAGGATCGTTGAAAATACAATTGTTTGATGAGTTTATCCTATTATTCTgatataatttccttacgtatactctgcaTAACAACAAGTGAGATAATTAAGCTAATTCTACTATTTAAGTTCGTTTTAAGaacttcattaattttattcccgTTGAAGCATTTGCTTTTACCCATACACAAATGACTTATATGCTATGATAGGTACTGATGAAAAATCTGGACATCTAGAATCTAACCTCAAAGCTCCTCATAGAAGGCCAGTCGGGTCTTGGTGGAGCCTTGCTTCAGCCTCCGCAGCGTGGAGTACTTGTCATCACCAGCTCGAGCCTGTGCCTCGTGGAGCCGGTCCAGGGTCGCTCCGGGCTGCTCCACTCGCAGGACGGAGAACTCGCAGCGTAATTCGTCCAACTGCTGTTGGAGGTGCTTCGATTTGGCTAAGTATTCCACCCTGGCGATCGGAGAATTTTGAAATGGAGATTTATATCCGAATAATAATTAGCTATTGTTTAAGAGAATACTGAGAATTTTAGAACatcatttaaaactaaattagatTATGACATgtatccattccttttttcctgtcatcaatcctttccttatcccttattccTTAACGGGCAGCGCATTATCAGAGGtttgagcctctgcgaatgttcatgggcggtggtgatcgtttaaaaatttaaggcagcgcattctcagaggtctgagcctctgcgaatgttcatgggcggtggtgatcgtttaaaaatttaaggcatcgttgatcgtttaccatcaggcgaaccaccagctcagttgcccgcaatgacataaaaaaaaacatatagataGCTAGGTATACCTTTCCTTCTCGATCTCAAGCGACAGCCGGTGTATGTGTGGGTCGGGGTCGTCGGGCACCAGCTGGTACGAGTTGAGCTCGCAGTCCCNNNNNNNNNNNNNNNNNNNNNNNNNNNNNNNNNNNNNNNNNNNNNNNNNNNNNNNNNNNNNNNNNNNNNNNNNNNNNNCGCGCCCGCGCTCAGCTCCGCGGGCAGCGAGCACGTGGACGGGAACAGGGACAGCGCCACCGGGGACGGCTGGAAAACACACCAATATATCGGCTAAACTTCCTAATCTATTATACAGATGTATTATGTCTTGTCTTGCTTCGGTTTTTAGAGTCATCTATGTAGGCTGTCCCGTCGGTGATGTACTATGACTGAACTGATAGTTTTAATACGccaattaagtaaatattactcGTAAAATGTCcaaagtatgtttttttttctattagatgaaatattaaaattctatgTGCATGTGTTGTATTTTTTCCGTAATCACCGTTTGAATAACTATAAGTACCATTGAGCGTAGATCACCAATTGAGTATATATCTACTTTAACCCGCAGCTTCACAGTATTGCGTTAGTTTTGATTTTCATAATAGTCCAGGGAAAATgtctcaaaaaaatattacatatagcCGAATTACCTAATTACGTCTATAAATCtatctatcatcatcatcagcccatatatgttcccccTGCTGGGACATAagtctcctatgagggttcaggccataatccaccacgctggccaagtgcgggttggcagatgacacaggtcgtcgaacttttgattcttggacatgccggtctCCTCACgatcaccgttttaagcagtggtgatgttatccacatgtgcagataaattgaagaatcaatttatttcctgcacgcttgacggtctcgaacctcgacttatcgattttgaagtccgaggctctcatcactgagccaccactccTTATATACATACGATGAAACAGTAACCAAACCAGTTCCGTACATAcgtatttttagaaaaaatattattgcaaatatGGATGTATTGTAGACCCAAAATGGTGGTTATCCATTTTATTTCACCTGACAACTCTAACGCTGAACAATCAGTAAGAAATTACAATTGATATTCAACAAATAGaatgattttacaatttaataatccaTACTACCTATCTACCTTAATGCGTaccatttaaaagaaaaaccgGTAAAAAAATTCCGAATGAACCCAATGTATTTCAGTAAGAGAAAGACAAGCCTTAAACGGTTGTCCATACTAACCGAGCTCACCGGCGGCAGCGAGCCGGTGGAGGTCCTGCTGAGGAAGTTCAGCAGCTTCTCCTTGGCCTGCTTCTCCGCGAGTCTGGCGGCCACCAGCTCCGCCTTGAGCCGCTCCGCCTCCGCCGCTCTCTTCTCCGACTCCTCCACCAGCCGCGCGGTCAGGAACTCCGCCTCGCGAGTCTTGCGCTCCAGGTGCACCTGCGTAATTGGGTGCTTTGGTTATTTTGGGTTATCAGGCTTCCCTACCCAAAGGGTGAAAGGTGACCATATTACTGATTTCCtggtataattataactagctgcacccggcaaacgctgttccgccttactcttatcatttaggggtattaAACgacgttggccgattctcagtcCTAACCGAtaagcacacaaaatttcatgggAATCTGTCCAGCCAtatcggaggagtatggtaactaagaATGTggaaagataattttatacatcaataacattaattgttatcaattaatttatacattatataaccaccattacaatttataaacagtACGGATATTATAAACAGTGTATATGCGGTGTGAAGTTGGTTCCAGCACATTTTACGCACTTTCTTTAATGACTTATTGTAATAAGTGTGTTTTTTCTACAAATCATagaaaacaacattaaaattatctgcATTTTTTCGTCATAAGTAAATCAcctaaacaaaacaaacaattacaaCATAACACCACTCTCTCCTTTTCTCTTTCTCACCTTTTCCTCCTCAGTCCGTATATTAGACAGCCGCAGTCTCGCGTTCTCTCTCTCCGCGTCTGCCGCTTTCTGCGCGAGAAGAGACGCCTCTTCTTCCGCGACTCTTCCTTTCTCCGCTAGCAGTTCCGCCGTTTCTTCTGAACGTCGCTGTGGGGAATgtgtcttaatatataaaactttttaaattaattaatttgaaacgtGTGTTTAGTTTCCACAATGAAAtactaagtaataaaaattatatacagatTAAATGCAAGTCTATTTGCACTGTGAATCggaaaatcttaataaaaaatatattaaatgacgacgaaataaataaaaaatcaccaATTCTTATATCCTTACTCACTTTCATATCTCTCTATTCTCTccttctctctctctctctctccaCTCACCAGCGCCTCGTTGGCCAGCCGCACCTCCTCCTGGTACTGCAGCAGCCGTTGCTCCATCGCGGCTCTCTCTCTCTCCGCCGCCTCGCGCAGCTGTTTCTCTCTCGCCAACTTGTTGCGCTCTATTTGGCGACGCTGGAGAAATCAATAAAGTAATTATCCTGTTTATATAATCAACAAGCATTAAAAGTAATCActaatcattataaaaactatttgtaaaGCATATTCTTTGATGCATTtctaactataaaaaatcattttgattcattcaaacagaaaaataaaattgtattgttctatcgaaataaaaaaacctggATTCAAATTATACCATaaagcttattttttaataccattTTCCAGTCTCTGTGATTTGCATATttcagtaattatatttttttttttgaactgGTAACTGTGATCTCGAGACTTATATCGACTATATTATCATgatataaaagaatagaattaaattcacaatataactaataataagcaaaaatTTCAAGACAcctaaattgtaaataaatttccaaacTCATAGAGAATCTAGAAAATCCAATAGGAATCATCAGTTCTATAAAATGGCTACGCACCAATTTCTCTTCCTTGGCCTGTGCCTTCATTTGCTGAACCTCCATTGTGTCTGGTTTCCTTCGACGCATGTATAGGTCATGGTTGCCAATACATAAGTCCAATATCTGTaagattttacatttaaaataagaaaacatctattttctatttatttgtaagcttAGGACCGTCTTATTTACTTGGGAGTTAATCTTTGATCCTTGTGAGCTTCAGATTATATAACGATACATAATTTACTGGCGGAAGACAAGCCTCACTTTAGGCCATTGTGCCACTCTAGTAAGTAACCAATcctacttttattataaatgcgaaaatttgtaaggatgtgtgtgtgtttgttgctctttcaagcaaaaactactgaatcgattgcactgaaatttggtacgtagatagctggacaactggaataacatacaggcaactttttatcctgatattcctacggaatacagacttacgcgggtgaaaccgcggggcgcagctagtatctctATAATCCAACTTAATGGTCCTTCGAGGCGgacaatgaaaaaatatatgaaacattttttttttatataaaacaaaatacatgttttacaTAAACCAAGTATACCAAAaaccacaaaaaatatgtaatcatTATTCCACATATatattgtactagctgcgccccgcggtttcacccgcgtaagttcgtatcccgtaggaatatcgggataaaaagttgcctatatattattcgagttgtccagctgtctacgtaccaaatttaattgcaaccggttcagtagtttttgcgtgaatgagcaaaacacacacacacatccttacaaactttcgcatttataatattagtaggaactAGGATATATATACTTACCAATTTATTCATCCCCTTCGGCGAGAAGAATATGAAGTTATTGGCCGACTTGTCGACGAATTTGATGACGAATTTCTTATCATCAAACGATATGTGCTTGATCTCCGACCAGGGGAAGGTCGTCTTTGGTGTCAGTTTATTGTCTTTCTCGTATATGTTGAGACCGAGCGCCGTCACGCCGAGATATAAAtccgtttcttttttattctgcAAAGATGTACAAGgacaaaattaatcataattttaatatcaatactGTGGTCTTGGAAAAAATTTCCTGACGCTGTGAATAAAATCGTAGAAACTGAGTTTGTCCAaaactagcagttcgccccggcttcgctcgtggtacatatgtatttttttacgctagagcgggcaactgagctggtggtttacctgatggtaagcacaTGAACATTTGTGGGAGTAGCGCCTTTGCAAATGCGATGGCTACGCTGGctataaaggaatggactgggaagggtaaggccCAGGCCCATACAGGCCTCTGGCTCTACTACGCACCAATTTCACGACAATTTTCTTTGGCTGTTAGGTGTTGTTAATACAGTTTTTGATACATTAAacagatttagaaattaaaaacttattaacggattttaaacgcgatttatttattcattaaccgtttaaatccgttattaatttctaaatgtataatactcgcgtaaaatcaaacacaagaaaataatacattaaacacatgttaatataaataaatagaattaatactaattgaagcttaataaacatttctaagagtttaaaaattttaaagtgtgAGTTGATAATTACTTCCAAAACTCACATTAATGGCGAAATAATTTACGCCATACATGTCCAAGTCTTGGGCTATCTTCAAATATTCCATTTCAGCCTCGTCTCTCGACATCCCCTTATGATCAGCGTACCTGGAAAAATAGATAGGTccacatagtattttcttgtgttgtAGATAGgtccaataaaaaaacaaaattttaattgcggttgacaattatttttttgttacgaAACTAAAATACATTTGCCAACCATATAATCCGATAAAagaagaattaatttaaattttaaaattttgtgaatGTCTGCCTAGTGGTTCATACCTGATTGATACATAGgcaaacagacaaacatacaaaaatgagTAACTATTGTTTTGGGGTATATAACATATCCATACTACATAACTATCACTATTTTCAAGCAATATTTAAGGTACAAAAATAGTCTGAaaactgttattatatatacagggTGTCCCACCGTTCACCATCGCCGGGACACCCTGTAGAGACGACTCTAAAAATCGAAAGTTCGAGACAAGACGtgtgtaaatatttcactatgtaaaatttgtttaccGATAATACCACTGACCATATTTTAATCCTCTCCTCCCACATTTCAGGCGTCATCTGATNNNNNNNNNNNNNNNNNNNNNNNNNNNNNNNNNNNNNNNNNNNNNNNNNNNNNNNNNNNNNNNNNNNNNttttaaataaaattagtgaatgttttgttgcttttttttttcagaattgATTTCATAAAACTGGGCCCTAAGTCTGCTAACTGAAAAATGCTTCAAATGCATCTCAATTGGTTTGTGTCAATATGATTTGACAGATTTGTTAGTCtgctaaataattatatatatggtCAATAGTGTGCCATTGAAACATAGAATCCAAATAGATGGCAACTAAATTGCCGTGTGAAACTTACGTCATGGGATATTTTCTTTGGCAACACtgaacaaatgaaaaatcaatttatttgctgCACGCTGGCCTGCTCTCGACTccgacttgtcgattttaagtccgaggtcttcaccactgagccactaaTGCTGTTTGCATTTGCATtgcattttatgtattttgactAAGATTTTAAGTATTGGcagaatagattttaaaattgtaaagataTAAAACTACATATAACACTCACCTTAGCTTGTACAGCATAACTCGCCAACAGAACAGATGCCTCCGGGGGACAGTATATATCCATGCTGAGTATCGCCTGCTTCACCTGGAGAAACAGCAGGTGTTGAGTCACCTCCTGTATCAGTTCTTCAGCAACGTCCTCTGGATATAACTTGCATAGCAACATGAACGGTGTACCGGGCATTTGGGATACGCATTGTTCTTGcactgaaattattattcgaATATTGTCAGTTAATGGTACAATGGAAACTAATTGTAGTCATATTAATTTGAGTATTGatcacattttaaatagttcATTAACTAATCTAACACACTCATCTCTTTGctaacttatttttaagctAAAAACACTGCATATTCACTTAGACAGTATATAATCTACATTGATATGATCTAGTTTCTAATGCATAAGTGCGTTTCCCTATTAAAAATTAGTTGAAATAAATGCACTTAGTTACAAATATTCCTAACTAGGGAAAACACTGTCTAAGCAAGAGCCACTTTTaactgtaaaatatacaaagataATAGACAATTATCTTCTAAAATTACCTCTCTTATCCAACTTAAGCCAACTGATAAAGTGCTTTGTATCTTCGAACTGCAATCCAAAGAACCATGTTTCCCTCAAGCCAATTGTTCTACAAACCAAGTCAAATAGATCTCTCCCTGTTGCACGCCactgtaaataatacaaacatatttcaaCTCAATCACAAAATGGACAATGGGTGTGAAGTGGGTGAAAAATTAAGGATATTAGTAACACATAACGTAAACAAATAGGCAGCGCTGGATAAGTGGTTAGGACCCAGgattttgatacaaaaaacCAGGGATTTGAGACCAGGCAAGTGtgcataaaacaatttaattttttaattatgtattcacATTGCTTAAATCATTACTGCTTGAAGCTGTGATAGAAAATATCGCAAGGAAACCAGCAGGTTGGAGAACCCAACATTTATCAATGCCAATCAGTCAATCTGTTATATTTCACTCAATTGTACCTtatgttatatgaaaataatatagcatgaataacacaattttttcatAGGTTACTTATTTAGTATTTCTATACTAGCAACTACCACTTGTttagttacattataattaatatttaaaaaaaaatgaacattgataaaaaaattgtgtctgtaacaattaattaccaaaaatgttttactatGGTTACTATATTTgtggtaatattttttaaaatatcttaaaatgtgGCAACTCTAACTTGGCATGTATTATGCTAAAAACGGTcagtttgttaattattaattaattaaaaactatttaatccAATCTCCATTCTTGTTCTTTATAGTATTTCAAACCATGTCTTTAAAGCATTGACATACATAAGATACAACT contains the following coding sequences:
- the LOC119832569 gene encoding merlin-like, with the translated sequence MWEERIKIWYADHKGMSRDEAEMEYLKIAQDLDMYGVNYFAINNKKETDLYLGVTALGLNIYEKDNKLTPKTTFPWSEIKHISFDDKKFVIKFVDKSANNFIFFSPKGMNKLILDLCIGNHDLYMRRRKPDTMEVQQMKAQAKEEKLRRQIERNKLAREKQLREAAERERAAMEQRLLQYQEEVRLANEALRRSEETAELLAEKGRVAEEEASLLAQKAADAERENARLRLSNIRTEEEKVHLERKTREAEFLTARLVEESEKRAAEAERLKAELVAARLAEKQAKEKLLNFLSRTSTGSLPPLNSYQLVPDDPDPHIHRLSLEIEKERVEYLAKSKHLQQQLDELRCEFSVLRVEQPGATLDRLHEAQARAGDDKYSTLRRLKQGSTKTRLAFYEEL
- the LOC119835353 gene encoding moesin/ezrin/radixin homolog 2-like; the encoded protein is MPPFRRKKASKSFPVKVCTLDAELEFNLEWRATGRDLFDLVCRTIGLRETWFFGLQFEDTKHFISWLKLDKRVQEQCVSQMPGTPFMLLCKLYPEDVAEELIQEVTQHLLFLQVKQAILSMDIYCPPEASVLLASYAVQAKVSVICSFISLQF